A portion of the Thermosediminibacter oceani DSM 16646 genome contains these proteins:
- a CDS encoding YceD family protein, whose amino-acid sequence MELSIADIKQRVGAAYDFDVEEKVEGLEFKGERIEFVAPLRVSGRVENLGKKLYGVTGVIHAIIEDRCYRCLAKTQVNLKIDFNFKFSESPEKYREEEDEVFPIEEDTIKLETPVINEIILNLPSKVLCSPDCRGFCPDCGADLNSGECSCNETKIDPRLRVLQKLLDTSND is encoded by the coding sequence TTGGAACTCTCTATCGCAGACATAAAGCAGAGGGTTGGTGCAGCGTACGATTTTGATGTAGAGGAGAAGGTAGAAGGACTGGAGTTCAAAGGAGAGAGGATAGAATTTGTGGCTCCGCTCAGGGTGAGCGGCAGGGTTGAGAACCTAGGGAAAAAGCTTTACGGGGTTACCGGTGTAATACATGCCATCATCGAGGATCGGTGCTACAGGTGCCTCGCAAAAACCCAGGTTAACCTGAAGATCGATTTCAACTTCAAATTCAGTGAATCTCCTGAAAAGTACAGGGAAGAGGAAGATGAAGTATTTCCAATAGAGGAAGATACTATCAAACTCGAAACTCCCGTAATTAACGAAATAATATTAAACCTGCCCAGCAAAGTGCTGTGCTCGCCCGATTGCCGGGGATTTTGCCCCGACTGCGGTGCAGATCTTAATAGCGGAGAATGCAGTTGCAACGAAACAAAAATTGACCCGAGATTGCGGGTGTTACAAAAATTGCTGGATACAAGCAATGATTAG